From a single Arachnia propionica genomic region:
- a CDS encoding right-handed parallel beta-helix repeat-containing protein — translation MSISRRAVLATAAAALPAVTLLGSVHDAVAAPGTTYYIAEEGNDQAAGTSESTPWQSVNKVVAAINSGQIVRGDTIVFKRGQTFYGQFTDLSGLQGEGRITFGAYGSGEKPRIMGYKVLNKPEAWRNIGGNQWQIELVEGNYSGNTLTDDANVGFLLLDSAFHGRRKFPDEAKLEGDLEFYSVARGEAGKTLTVYSKENPSSRGDLRVAVDGKIFQAVSNMTIQDLDLIGCGGHGIQVRDVSGVEVLRNRIRHIGGSHLVDNDKSSIKHWRYGNGVEVYLGGSDVLVEDNIIHDVYDVATTIQGNQILKTGREAPVLRLGSSNVHFRKNYITRCSQSFEVWAAGPEDKSQADTTSAKAGIRNCSFTDNYCENAGIGSWGQEVRPNPNEGGVHLLSYGEGLPIELSITGNQFINAKNAYMYRSPEHRSPISIDRNVIQLAAGQKLQQQRSETIEQHAAWSQATGFDANSTFTVAG, via the coding sequence ATGTCCATCAGTCGTCGTGCCGTCCTCGCCACGGCCGCCGCAGCCCTTCCCGCAGTGACACTCCTGGGGAGTGTCCACGACGCCGTCGCCGCCCCGGGAACGACCTACTACATTGCCGAGGAGGGTAATGACCAGGCCGCCGGGACCTCCGAGAGCACACCCTGGCAGTCCGTCAACAAGGTCGTCGCGGCCATCAACTCCGGACAGATCGTCCGGGGGGACACCATCGTGTTCAAGCGTGGTCAGACCTTCTACGGGCAGTTCACCGACCTGTCAGGTCTTCAGGGTGAAGGCCGGATCACCTTCGGTGCCTACGGGAGTGGAGAGAAACCCAGGATCATGGGATACAAGGTCCTCAACAAGCCCGAGGCCTGGAGGAACATCGGCGGTAACCAGTGGCAGATCGAACTGGTCGAGGGAAACTACAGCGGAAACACCCTGACGGATGATGCGAACGTCGGATTCCTTCTTCTCGACAGCGCATTCCACGGGAGGAGGAAGTTCCCCGACGAAGCGAAACTGGAAGGCGACCTGGAGTTCTATTCAGTTGCGCGGGGGGAGGCGGGCAAGACGCTCACCGTTTACAGCAAGGAGAACCCCTCCAGCCGTGGCGACCTGCGCGTCGCAGTGGACGGCAAGATTTTCCAGGCCGTCTCGAACATGACCATCCAGGACCTCGACCTCATCGGTTGCGGCGGGCACGGTATTCAGGTCCGCGACGTCAGCGGCGTGGAGGTACTCCGTAACCGCATCCGCCACATTGGGGGCAGCCACCTCGTCGATAACGACAAGAGTTCGATCAAACACTGGCGCTACGGCAATGGCGTCGAGGTGTATCTCGGTGGCAGCGACGTGCTGGTAGAGGACAACATCATCCACGACGTCTACGACGTGGCGACCACCATCCAGGGAAATCAGATCCTGAAAACCGGCAGGGAAGCCCCGGTCCTTCGCCTCGGCAGCAGCAATGTGCACTTCAGGAAGAACTACATCACCCGCTGCAGCCAATCCTTCGAGGTCTGGGCGGCGGGTCCTGAGGACAAGAGCCAGGCCGATACCACCAGCGCCAAAGCCGGGATCCGCAATTGCTCCTTCACCGACAACTACTGCGAGAACGCCGGCATCGGCAGCTGGGGTCAGGAGGTGCGCCCCAACCCAAATGAGGGTGGTGTGCACCTGCTGTCCTACGGCGAGGGCTTGCCCATCGAGCTGTCCATCACCGGTAACCAGTTCATCAACGCGAAGAACGCCTACATGTACCGTTCCCCGGAGCACAGGTCCCCGATCTCGATCGACCGGAATGTGATTCAGCTCGCCGCGGGCCAGAAGCTCCAGCAGCAGCGTTCCGAGACCATCGAGCAACACGCGGCATGGTCGCAAGCCACCGGGTTCGACGCGAACAGCACCTTCACCGTCGCCGGCTGA
- a CDS encoding alkaline phosphatase family protein, protein MKLLLIGLDGVRIDVAVPSAIPENPAFAEPHHPADPRFAAEPAPADRPEMPHETSPAAPTLARLIAGGLIAPVWMTPPTDSGPGWSNLLTGTTHEQNNVWWNEFVGHKLAECPDVLSRIFFANPKARTYAAATWEALLGSFGPVIQRRIDQQRTGQHTLFVPHDFTRGCVSADIEVRSHACQVLNHEGPDAAFVYFEGVDEAGHRHGAASPGYRTAIGEVDEHVRALVKAVAERHEALGEQWLVAVTTDHGHKPEGGHGEDEVDVRRSFLILHSFGDPVKLPDRLLEDRLPKALYSHEVTPLLLELLGVAGGSWQPEHEVGLAVDIPSAGPTRNLTFEW, encoded by the coding sequence ATGAAACTGCTGCTGATCGGCCTGGATGGGGTGCGGATCGACGTTGCCGTACCCTCGGCAATCCCCGAGAATCCGGCATTCGCCGAACCCCACCACCCCGCCGACCCACGTTTCGCCGCGGAACCCGCGCCCGCGGATCGCCCCGAGATGCCACACGAAACCTCCCCCGCCGCGCCGACACTTGCCCGGCTCATCGCAGGAGGGCTGATCGCGCCGGTGTGGATGACCCCGCCCACCGACTCCGGGCCGGGCTGGTCCAACCTGCTGACAGGCACCACCCACGAGCAGAACAACGTGTGGTGGAACGAGTTCGTTGGGCACAAGCTGGCGGAATGCCCCGACGTGCTGTCCCGGATTTTCTTCGCCAACCCGAAGGCCCGCACCTACGCCGCAGCCACGTGGGAAGCACTGCTGGGAAGCTTCGGCCCGGTGATCCAGCGTCGCATCGATCAGCAGCGCACTGGACAGCACACGTTGTTCGTCCCCCACGACTTCACCCGCGGCTGTGTCAGCGCCGACATCGAGGTGCGAAGCCACGCCTGTCAGGTGCTCAACCACGAGGGCCCGGATGCGGCTTTCGTCTACTTCGAGGGGGTCGACGAGGCCGGACACCGACACGGCGCAGCTTCCCCCGGGTATCGCACCGCCATCGGAGAGGTGGACGAGCACGTCCGCGCACTAGTCAAGGCCGTAGCGGAACGCCACGAGGCGCTCGGGGAACAGTGGTTGGTGGCGGTGACCACCGACCACGGACACAAACCGGAGGGTGGGCACGGCGAAGACGAGGTCGACGTGCGGCGCTCGTTCCTGATCCTGCACTCTTTCGGCGATCCGGTGAAACTACCGGACCGGCTCCTGGAGGACAGGCTACCCAAGGCCCTGTACAGCCACGAGGTGACGCCGCTGCTGCTGGAATTGCTGGGCGTAGCCGGCGGTTCATGGCAGCCGGAACACGAGGTGGGGCTCGCCGTCGACATCCCCTCGGCGGGTCCTACGAGGAACTTGACCTTCGAGTGGTGA
- a CDS encoding RNA-binding S4 domain-containing protein, which produces MTRIDVWLWSVKLFKTRSLATKAVTGGHIRLNGDPVKPAHTIRPGDRVTVKEPGWTREFEVVELLSKRVGAPIARKAYVDHSPERPAFLNVPVGKRDRGAGRPTKKDRRAIDKLMGSGD; this is translated from the coding sequence ATGACCCGAATCGACGTGTGGCTGTGGAGCGTCAAACTTTTCAAGACCCGTTCACTGGCGACGAAAGCCGTCACCGGAGGGCACATCCGGCTCAACGGCGACCCTGTCAAACCGGCACACACGATCAGGCCCGGGGATCGCGTCACCGTCAAGGAGCCCGGCTGGACGCGGGAATTCGAGGTGGTGGAACTGCTGAGCAAGCGGGTCGGAGCACCCATCGCCCGGAAGGCGTACGTGGACCATTCCCCCGAACGTCCCGCGTTCCTCAACGTGCCGGTTGGCAAACGCGATCGCGGCGCAGGGCGCCCGACGAAAAAGGACCGCAGAGCCATCGACAAGCTGATGGGATCAGGGGATTGA
- a CDS encoding THUMP-like domain-containing protein, whose amino-acid sequence MDILSDDGAMALEMAAAEADPDSLGAAERLRRRFPSELAAAALTQVALRRRARGKLPMAERMFFTPDGLEQATRWVVARWRAARFVDTGVSEVWDLGCGIGVDAMALSEAGLGVHAVESDPVTAAFAQANLALVGGGEVTVGRAEDVQVPEWGGIFLDPARRTARGRTWDAADLTPPWSLVEDHLRGRRVAFVKLGPGLPKQLIPEGVGAAWVSVKGDVVELMLSNASDPGPRAVVFPRGEPEPHVLTGGAAPLPVAPPGRFIHEPDNAVVRAGLVADSVPDGWLLAPGVAYVSSGSPVDSPFVTSYQVIDVLDHDAATLRRWVKQHRIGRLEIKRRAIDVDPAVLRKQLKPRGDGAATLLLARTVAGARAFVVERVG is encoded by the coding sequence GTGGACATTCTGAGCGATGACGGTGCCATGGCTCTGGAAATGGCGGCAGCAGAGGCCGATCCGGATTCACTCGGTGCAGCCGAGCGGCTGCGGCGGCGTTTCCCGTCGGAACTGGCTGCTGCTGCTCTGACCCAGGTGGCCCTGAGGCGGCGGGCCCGGGGGAAACTGCCGATGGCGGAGCGGATGTTCTTCACCCCCGACGGGCTGGAACAGGCGACTCGCTGGGTGGTGGCCCGGTGGCGTGCCGCCCGGTTCGTCGATACCGGTGTCAGTGAGGTATGGGACCTGGGATGTGGGATCGGGGTCGACGCGATGGCCCTCTCGGAGGCGGGCCTCGGCGTTCATGCCGTCGAATCGGACCCTGTGACCGCCGCCTTTGCCCAGGCCAACCTGGCTTTGGTCGGGGGCGGAGAGGTGACCGTGGGGCGCGCCGAGGACGTCCAGGTTCCTGAGTGGGGCGGGATCTTCCTCGACCCGGCCCGCCGTACCGCGCGGGGCCGGACCTGGGACGCCGCTGACCTCACCCCACCCTGGTCGCTGGTAGAGGACCACCTGCGGGGGAGACGAGTGGCTTTCGTCAAACTCGGCCCTGGGCTGCCGAAACAACTCATCCCCGAAGGCGTCGGGGCAGCCTGGGTGTCCGTGAAGGGTGACGTGGTCGAGCTGATGCTGAGCAATGCCTCGGATCCCGGCCCCCGGGCGGTCGTGTTCCCCCGGGGGGAACCCGAACCTCACGTTCTGACCGGGGGTGCTGCCCCGCTGCCCGTCGCCCCACCCGGGAGGTTCATCCACGAACCTGACAACGCGGTCGTCCGCGCCGGTCTCGTGGCCGACTCCGTGCCCGATGGGTGGCTGCTGGCCCCCGGGGTGGCCTACGTCTCCTCCGGCTCCCCGGTCGACAGCCCCTTCGTCACCTCCTACCAGGTGATCGACGTGCTTGACCACGACGCCGCCACCCTCAGGCGGTGGGTCAAGCAGCATCGGATCGGACGGCTGGAGATCAAACGACGCGCCATCGACGTCGATCCCGCCGTTCTGCGGAAACAGCTGAAACCGAGGGGCGACGGAGCCGCGACCCTGCTGCTGGCCCGGACCGTCGCCGGGGCCAGGGCCTTCGTGGTCGAACGGGTGGGCTGA
- a CDS encoding glycoside hydrolase family 125 protein: MAAGTRGGARRRHPLGGSYEELDLRVVTWGAPIGEPTPCPLVLPGRLLADVREQVSDVTGDDRAGEMTARLLTNIATTTIDLGEDGEETWVITGDIPAMWLRDSCLQLSPLLRLAPRHPELAGVAAGLLRRHWRMILIDPYANAFNRRPNGNRWDDDRPRQGPWVWERKWELDSLTFPLDLALRLEGLGCREWLNADFYDALDVILSITETEQRHEAASPYRFTRPGAPASDTLTRAGRGSRTRECGLVFQAFRPSDDACQLGFNIPGNAFLASTLRRLAPILDCDRRARAERLAAGIEEGIRCFGVIEDPEPHLAYEVDGMGGRLFMDDANLPSLLGLPYLGVLAVDDPVYLATRRRVLSPENPCFVDGTWLRGVGSPHTPPGHVWPIAIAVAGLTASHEDEQLVCLRMLMNSTGGTGWMHEGVDADDPSRFTRPWFSWANAMFCELALAIASRPGVDSGEPVSRRR, translated from the coding sequence ATGGCAGCCGGAACACGAGGTGGGGCTCGCCGTCGACATCCCCTCGGCGGGTCCTACGAGGAACTTGACCTTCGAGTGGTGACCTGGGGCGCACCCATCGGGGAGCCGACACCATGTCCGCTGGTGTTGCCCGGGCGGCTGCTCGCCGATGTCCGAGAGCAGGTATCGGATGTGACAGGCGACGACCGCGCAGGCGAGATGACTGCCCGGCTCCTGACCAACATCGCCACCACCACGATCGATCTGGGCGAGGATGGCGAAGAAACCTGGGTGATCACCGGCGACATCCCCGCCATGTGGTTGCGGGATTCCTGTCTGCAGCTGTCTCCGTTGCTTCGCCTCGCCCCGCGCCACCCGGAACTGGCCGGGGTGGCCGCCGGCCTGCTCCGGCGTCACTGGCGGATGATCCTGATCGATCCCTATGCCAACGCCTTCAACCGGCGACCGAACGGAAACCGCTGGGATGATGACCGACCGAGGCAGGGACCGTGGGTGTGGGAACGCAAGTGGGAGCTCGACTCGCTGACCTTCCCTCTCGACCTGGCGCTTCGCCTGGAGGGGCTCGGCTGCCGTGAGTGGCTGAATGCCGATTTCTACGACGCCCTCGACGTCATCCTCTCCATCACCGAGACCGAACAACGCCACGAGGCAGCGAGCCCGTATCGCTTCACCCGTCCCGGGGCTCCCGCATCCGACACCCTCACACGCGCGGGCCGTGGGTCCAGGACCCGGGAGTGCGGGCTGGTCTTCCAAGCCTTCCGGCCCAGCGACGACGCCTGTCAGCTCGGTTTCAACATTCCCGGAAACGCCTTCCTGGCCAGCACCCTGCGGCGTTTGGCGCCCATCCTGGATTGCGACCGGCGTGCCCGGGCGGAGCGCCTAGCGGCAGGTATCGAGGAGGGCATCCGCTGTTTCGGGGTGATCGAGGACCCGGAACCCCACCTGGCCTACGAGGTGGACGGCATGGGTGGCCGGTTGTTCATGGACGATGCGAATCTGCCGTCTCTGCTTGGGCTGCCTTATCTGGGGGTGTTGGCGGTCGACGATCCCGTGTACCTGGCCACTCGCCGCAGAGTTCTGTCCCCCGAGAACCCCTGCTTCGTCGACGGTACCTGGCTGCGCGGCGTCGGTTCCCCACACACCCCACCCGGCCACGTCTGGCCGATCGCGATCGCGGTCGCGGGCTTGACCGCATCCCACGAGGATGAGCAACTGGTCTGCCTGCGCATGCTGATGAATAGCACCGGGGGTACCGGGTGGATGCACGAGGGCGTCGATGCCGATGATCCGTCACGGTTCACCCGCCCCTGGTTCTCCTGGGCGAACGCGATGTTCTGCGAGCTGGCGCTGGCGATCGCGTCCCGCCCAGGAGTCGATTCCGGGGAACCGGTCAGCCGGCGACGGTGA
- a CDS encoding ABC transporter ATP-binding protein, producing MSTEVNETTPSSEELEPVLQFRELDVSFRTEFGRVQAVKGVSLAVKPGEVVALVGESGSGKSVTATTALGLLPRTARITGDTMVADKTVGSLSSREMRGLRGNRVAMVFQEPMTALNPVIKIGEQLTESMEVHNVAHGEVAWQKAIDLLKAVGIPNAERRVKQYPHELSGGMRQRVVIAMALACDPEVIIADEPTTALDVTVQADILDLLRSLKEKLNTGILLITHNMGVVADMADRVAVMFKGNIVERGTAEEVLLNPQHPYTKKLLDAVPHLGAGHGQFGSVPSDVAENATSALEVNELVVEYKRTGKRPFRAVDGVTFDVKRGEIVGLVGESGSGKSTIGRALLGLIPAAGGDVKVLGQELVRGAGSKKGPQGRNLKELRRRIGVIFQDPAASLNPRLPIGDVISEPLEVHKVGDKASRQKRVYELLEAVELPRSAFNRYPHELSGGQRQRVSIARALSLSPDLLIADEPTSALDVSVQAQVLGMLTDLQRDFGFACLFISHDLAVIDSLAHRVVVMQHGKIVEKGDRAQVLLDPQEEYTKRLLAAAPVPNPIEQRERREERHRLLAALGDEVVELDTRELDQ from the coding sequence ATGAGCACTGAAGTCAACGAGACCACTCCGTCCTCCGAAGAACTCGAGCCGGTGCTCCAGTTCAGGGAACTGGATGTCAGCTTCCGTACCGAGTTCGGGCGGGTTCAAGCCGTCAAGGGCGTCAGCCTCGCGGTCAAGCCCGGCGAAGTGGTGGCCTTGGTCGGCGAATCGGGTTCGGGCAAGTCGGTGACAGCCACCACGGCCCTCGGTCTGCTTCCCAGGACCGCACGCATTACCGGTGACACGATGGTTGCGGACAAGACAGTGGGGAGCCTCAGCTCGCGTGAAATGCGCGGTCTGCGTGGCAATCGTGTTGCCATGGTTTTCCAGGAGCCGATGACCGCCCTGAACCCGGTCATCAAGATCGGCGAGCAACTCACCGAGTCGATGGAGGTGCACAACGTTGCACACGGTGAGGTCGCCTGGCAGAAGGCGATCGACCTGCTCAAAGCCGTCGGTATCCCGAATGCGGAGCGGCGCGTCAAGCAGTACCCCCACGAGCTGTCGGGTGGTATGCGGCAACGTGTGGTGATCGCCATGGCCCTTGCCTGCGACCCCGAGGTGATCATTGCCGACGAGCCCACCACGGCCCTCGACGTGACCGTGCAGGCCGACATCCTCGACCTGCTGAGGTCGCTGAAGGAGAAACTGAACACCGGAATCCTGCTCATCACCCACAACATGGGCGTCGTGGCGGACATGGCCGATCGGGTCGCAGTGATGTTCAAGGGCAACATCGTCGAACGCGGTACGGCGGAGGAGGTCCTCCTCAACCCGCAGCACCCCTACACCAAAAAACTCCTGGACGCGGTTCCGCACCTGGGGGCAGGGCATGGCCAGTTCGGTTCCGTACCGTCCGATGTCGCCGAGAACGCCACATCGGCCCTCGAGGTCAACGAACTGGTCGTGGAGTACAAACGCACCGGAAAAAGACCGTTCCGTGCGGTCGACGGCGTCACCTTTGACGTGAAACGCGGTGAGATCGTCGGCCTGGTGGGGGAGTCGGGTTCCGGTAAATCCACCATTGGCAGGGCGCTGTTGGGACTGATCCCAGCCGCCGGGGGCGACGTGAAGGTCCTCGGCCAGGAACTGGTCCGGGGAGCCGGCTCGAAGAAGGGCCCACAGGGCCGAAACCTGAAGGAGCTGCGGCGCCGCATCGGGGTGATCTTCCAGGACCCTGCCGCATCCCTTAACCCGCGCCTTCCCATTGGCGACGTGATCTCCGAACCACTGGAGGTGCACAAGGTCGGGGACAAGGCATCGCGGCAGAAACGGGTCTACGAGCTGCTGGAGGCCGTCGAGCTTCCGAGGAGCGCCTTCAACCGTTATCCGCACGAACTCTCCGGTGGACAGCGGCAGCGTGTCTCGATCGCACGCGCGCTCTCGCTGAGCCCGGACCTGCTGATTGCCGACGAGCCCACATCGGCCCTCGACGTGTCGGTGCAGGCCCAGGTGCTGGGAATGCTGACCGACCTGCAACGCGATTTCGGCTTCGCCTGCCTGTTCATCAGCCATGACCTGGCCGTCATCGACTCCCTCGCCCATCGTGTCGTCGTGATGCAGCACGGCAAGATCGTCGAGAAGGGGGATCGTGCGCAGGTGCTACTCGATCCGCAGGAGGAATACACCAAACGGCTCCTGGCGGCTGCCCCCGTCCCGAATCCCATCGAGCAGCGCGAACGGCGTGAGGAGCGCCACCGCCTGCTGGCGGCGTTGGGTGACGAAGTCGTGGAACTCGACACCCGCGAACTGGATCAGTAG
- a CDS encoding ABC transporter permease, which produces MSPTEPEEKMSEQNKPEQPEQKDAKQATSEQGQGVPETSEPDQVNPDPGEYELEETIDEAGHNSYSQGALVRRRFLHHKGAMAASIILLLVIVLAFSSSLWWPKNHVDLYPLAKANGAPTFQLWPFSLGENPFGQNTIGKDYFALVMQGTQKSVIIAFVVGFIATAIGTVVGSAAGYFRGRVESVLMRATDLVIIIPLLVLAAVLGRMVDGANIYILAGVLGLVVWTGMARLVRGEVLSLREREFVHAAKAIGTSDWRIIFRHILPNCIGTIVVNSTLLIASAILLETALSYLGFGVRSPETSLGLLISENQAAMGTRPWLFWWPGLFILVIALCVNFIGDGLRDAFDPRQQMD; this is translated from the coding sequence ATGAGCCCCACAGAACCCGAGGAAAAGATGTCCGAGCAGAACAAACCGGAACAGCCGGAACAGAAAGACGCAAAGCAGGCCACCTCGGAGCAGGGGCAAGGCGTCCCTGAAACCAGCGAGCCCGATCAGGTGAATCCGGATCCGGGAGAATACGAACTGGAAGAGACGATCGACGAGGCGGGACACAACTCCTACTCCCAGGGTGCCCTGGTGCGTCGCCGTTTCCTCCACCACAAGGGAGCGATGGCGGCGAGTATCATCCTTCTCCTGGTCATTGTGCTCGCGTTCTCCTCCAGCCTCTGGTGGCCGAAAAACCACGTCGACCTGTACCCGCTGGCCAAAGCGAACGGTGCCCCTACCTTCCAGCTGTGGCCCTTCTCCCTCGGGGAGAACCCCTTCGGGCAGAACACCATTGGCAAGGACTACTTCGCCCTGGTGATGCAGGGCACCCAGAAGTCTGTGATCATCGCCTTCGTCGTCGGTTTCATCGCGACCGCGATCGGAACCGTCGTCGGCTCCGCTGCCGGCTACTTCCGTGGGCGTGTCGAATCAGTCCTCATGCGGGCCACCGACCTCGTGATCATCATCCCACTGCTTGTATTGGCCGCTGTGTTGGGGCGCATGGTCGACGGTGCGAACATCTACATCCTGGCCGGAGTGCTGGGGCTCGTGGTGTGGACCGGGATGGCACGCCTGGTGCGTGGCGAGGTGCTCTCGTTGCGGGAACGTGAGTTCGTGCATGCGGCCAAGGCCATCGGTACATCGGATTGGCGCATCATCTTCCGGCACATCCTGCCGAACTGCATCGGCACCATCGTGGTGAACTCGACCCTGCTGATTGCTTCGGCCATTCTGTTGGAGACGGCGCTGTCCTACCTGGGATTCGGAGTCAGGTCTCCCGAGACCTCGCTGGGTCTGTTGATTTCCGAGAACCAGGCTGCCATGGGCACTCGACCGTGGCTGTTCTGGTGGCCGGGCCTGTTCATCCTGGTCATTGCGCTGTGCGTCAACTTCATTGGCGATGGCCTGCGCGATGCCTTCGACCCGCGGCAGCAGATGGACTGA
- the groL gene encoding chaperonin GroEL (60 kDa chaperone family; promotes refolding of misfolded polypeptides especially under stressful conditions; forms two stacked rings of heptamers to form a barrel-shaped 14mer; ends can be capped by GroES; misfolded proteins enter the barrel where they are refolded when GroES binds) — protein MAKTLQFDEEARRSLERGVDTLANTVKVTLGPKGRYVVLDKKWGAPTITNDGVTVAKEVELEDPYEDLGAQLAKEVATKTNDVAGDGTTTATVLAQALVHEGLRAVASGANPVGLKRGIDKAVEAVVERLHENSRAVDTTADMANVATISSRDEQIGELIAEAFDKVGKDGVITVDESQTFGTELEFTEGMQFDKGYLSPYFVTDADRMEAVLEDPYILINSGKISSMNDLLPLLEKVIAAKGTLFVVAEDVDGEALSTLVVNKIRGTFTSVAVKAPAFGDRRKAMLEDIAILTGGQVVAPEVGLKLDQVGLEVLGRARRIVVTKDNTTIVDGAGEQSEVAGRVAQLRAEIERTDSDWDREKLQERVAKLAGGVCVIKVGAATEVELKEKKHRIEDAVSATRAAIEEGIVAGGGSALIHAAKVLDGDLGLAGDERVGVAIVRKSVVEPLRWIAENGGEAGYVITSKVADLEPGHGYNARTGVYENLIEAGVIDPVKVTRSALANAASIASLLLTTETLVVEKKEDEEDK, from the coding sequence ATGGCAAAGACTCTGCAGTTCGACGAGGAGGCGCGGCGTTCGCTTGAGCGTGGCGTCGACACTCTCGCCAACACCGTCAAGGTGACCCTCGGCCCCAAGGGCCGCTACGTCGTGCTCGACAAGAAGTGGGGCGCCCCCACCATCACCAACGACGGCGTGACCGTCGCCAAGGAAGTCGAGCTCGAGGATCCCTACGAGGATCTCGGCGCCCAGCTCGCCAAGGAGGTCGCTACCAAGACCAATGACGTCGCCGGCGACGGCACCACCACCGCCACCGTGCTTGCCCAGGCACTGGTTCACGAGGGCCTGCGCGCCGTGGCCTCCGGAGCCAACCCTGTCGGGTTGAAGCGCGGCATCGACAAGGCCGTTGAGGCCGTCGTCGAGCGGCTTCACGAGAACTCCCGTGCCGTCGACACCACCGCCGACATGGCCAACGTCGCCACCATCTCCTCGCGTGACGAGCAGATCGGTGAGCTGATCGCCGAGGCCTTCGACAAGGTCGGCAAGGACGGTGTCATCACCGTCGACGAATCCCAGACCTTCGGCACCGAGCTGGAGTTCACCGAGGGCATGCAGTTCGACAAGGGCTACCTGTCGCCGTACTTCGTCACGGACGCCGACCGCATGGAAGCCGTCCTGGAGGACCCCTACATCCTCATCAACTCCGGCAAGATCTCCTCCATGAACGACCTGCTCCCGCTGCTGGAGAAGGTCATCGCCGCCAAGGGCACCCTGTTCGTGGTGGCCGAGGACGTCGACGGTGAGGCCCTGTCCACGCTGGTGGTCAACAAGATCCGCGGCACCTTCACCTCCGTGGCCGTCAAGGCCCCCGCCTTCGGTGACCGCCGCAAGGCCATGCTCGAGGACATCGCCATCCTCACCGGCGGCCAGGTCGTCGCTCCCGAGGTGGGTCTCAAGCTGGACCAGGTCGGCCTCGAGGTGCTCGGTCGCGCCCGCCGCATCGTCGTCACCAAGGACAACACCACCATCGTCGACGGCGCTGGTGAGCAGTCCGAGGTCGCGGGCCGCGTCGCCCAGCTGCGCGCCGAGATCGAGCGCACCGACTCCGACTGGGATCGTGAGAAGCTCCAGGAGCGCGTCGCGAAGCTGGCCGGTGGCGTGTGCGTCATCAAGGTCGGTGCCGCCACCGAGGTGGAGCTGAAGGAGAAGAAGCACCGCATCGAGGACGCCGTCTCGGCCACCCGCGCGGCCATCGAGGAGGGCATCGTCGCCGGTGGCGGCTCGGCCCTCATCCATGCCGCCAAGGTGCTCGACGGTGACCTCGGCCTGGCCGGCGACGAGCGCGTCGGTGTGGCCATCGTCCGCAAGTCGGTGGTGGAGCCGCTGCGCTGGATCGCCGAGAACGGCGGCGAGGCGGGCTACGTCATCACCTCCAAGGTCGCTGACCTGGAGCCGGGACACGGCTACAACGCCCGCACCGGCGTTTACGAGAACCTCATCGAGGCCGGCGTCATCGACCCGGTGAAGGTCACCCGTTCCGCGCTGGCCAACGCCGCATCCATCGCCTCCCTGCTGCTCACCACTGAAACCCTCGTGGTGGAGAAGAAGGAAGACGAAGAGGACAAGTGA
- the groES gene encoding co-chaperone GroES, with the protein MATTIKPLEDRVLVQPLEAEQTTASGLVIPDTAKEKPQEGRVVATGPGRIDDKGNRVPLDVAEGDVVIFSKYGGTEVKYDGSEYLLLNARDILAVVSR; encoded by the coding sequence GTGGCAACCACGATCAAGCCGCTCGAGGACCGCGTCCTCGTCCAGCCGCTCGAGGCCGAGCAGACCACCGCTTCCGGGCTGGTCATCCCTGACACCGCCAAGGAGAAGCCGCAGGAGGGCCGCGTCGTTGCCACCGGCCCCGGCCGCATCGATGACAAGGGCAACCGCGTCCCGCTTGACGTCGCCGAGGGCGATGTCGTCATCTTCAGCAAGTACGGGGGTACCGAGGTCAAGTACGACGGCTCCGAGTACCTGCTGCTCAACGCCCGCGACATCCTCGCCGTCGTTTCCCGCTGA